The Pirellulimonas nuda genome includes a region encoding these proteins:
- the pabB gene encoding aminodeoxychorismate synthase component I encodes MNLPLVVPIVPAPDPAEALARFAALPHVALFDSAQRHPTLGRYSYLMADPFETLRAAQGDQGTWKRLADRLARYPAPASGPTPFTGGLAGVFGYGLGDELERLPRPAWDEFGLPTLLAGVYDTALCFDHATGEAWLVSHGFPEQSEPKRTQRAQRRVEQFLALLAASPRVFCESTTPTLPAERLAPRFENARAPGVFSDFSRAGYLAAVQRVINYIHAGDVFQVNLSQRLLAPAVGVAQDPVALYRRLRACSPAPFGGYFDLGDARVLSASPERFLAVHDGAVETRPIKGTRPRDADPKADAQQAEALAADAKELAENVMIVDLLRNDLSRVSTPESVRVTQLCAVESYAQVHHLVSAVESRLAPGCGALDALRCAFPGGSITGAPKVRAMEIIAELEPTARGFYCGSLAYAGFNGSLDSSILIRTITHAAGWLQLPVGGGVVAQSDPEREYEETWQKGAGMLRALSPEPSEAPEPSEA; translated from the coding sequence TTGAACCTGCCGCTGGTGGTCCCCATCGTCCCGGCGCCCGACCCGGCCGAGGCGCTCGCGCGCTTCGCGGCGCTGCCGCACGTCGCGCTGTTCGACAGCGCGCAGCGGCACCCGACGCTCGGCCGCTACTCGTACTTGATGGCCGACCCGTTTGAGACCTTGCGGGCGGCCCAGGGCGACCAAGGGACGTGGAAACGACTCGCCGACCGATTGGCCCGGTACCCTGCCCCGGCCAGCGGCCCCACGCCGTTCACCGGCGGGCTGGCCGGCGTGTTTGGCTACGGGCTTGGCGACGAGCTGGAACGGCTGCCACGACCCGCCTGGGACGAGTTCGGGCTGCCGACGCTGCTCGCGGGGGTCTACGATACCGCATTGTGCTTCGATCACGCGACCGGCGAGGCGTGGCTCGTCTCGCACGGTTTCCCAGAGCAGTCGGAACCCAAACGCACGCAGCGCGCCCAGCGGCGCGTAGAGCAGTTCCTCGCCCTGCTGGCGGCGTCCCCGCGTGTCTTTTGCGAGTCGACCACTCCCACGCTGCCGGCAGAGCGGCTGGCGCCGCGGTTCGAGAACGCGCGTGCGCCCGGCGTGTTCAGCGACTTCTCACGCGCAGGCTATCTGGCGGCGGTCCAGCGGGTGATCAACTACATCCACGCCGGCGACGTGTTCCAGGTAAACCTCTCGCAACGGCTGCTGGCCCCGGCCGTCGGCGTGGCCCAGGACCCGGTCGCGCTGTACCGGCGGCTACGCGCGTGCAGCCCCGCGCCGTTCGGCGGGTACTTTGACCTGGGCGACGCCCGGGTGCTGAGCGCCTCTCCCGAGCGGTTCCTCGCGGTGCACGACGGCGCCGTGGAGACCCGACCAATCAAGGGGACCCGCCCACGCGACGCCGACCCCAAGGCCGACGCACAGCAAGCCGAGGCGCTCGCCGCCGACGCCAAGGAGCTGGCCGAGAACGTGATGATTGTCGACCTGTTGCGCAACGACCTGTCGCGCGTGTCGACCCCTGAGTCGGTGCGGGTCACGCAGCTCTGCGCGGTCGAATCGTACGCCCAGGTTCACCACTTGGTGTCGGCTGTCGAGTCGCGTTTGGCGCCCGGCTGCGGCGCGCTCGACGCGCTGCGGTGCGCGTTCCCGGGTGGGTCGATCACCGGGGCGCCCAAGGTGCGGGCCATGGAGATCATTGCGGAGCTGGAACCGACCGCCCGTGGGTTCTACTGCGGCTCGCTGGCGTACGCCGGGTTCAACGGGTCGCTGGACAGCAGTATCCTGATCCGCACCATCACCCACGCCGCGGGGTGGTTGCAACTGCCGGTCGGCGGCGGCGTGGTCGCCCAGAGCGACCCCGAGCGCGAGTACGAAGAGACCTGGCAGAAGGGCGCCGGCATGCTGCGGGCCCTGTCTCCCGAACCCAGCGAAGCCCCCGAGCCCTCCGAAGCATGA
- a CDS encoding anthranilate synthase component II: MILLLDNYDSFVHNLARYFRVAGAPTRVVRSDAIDAAGVQELAPRAIVISPGPCGPDQAGCSLDVVRRLTGRVPILGVCLGAQAIGQALGARVRRAARPVHGQASLVTHTGEGPLAGLPSPLRVGRYHSLIVEEATLPTELRAIAWSETGELMGVAHRTAPTFGLQFHPESILTDRGDAMVENFLRIAAAFHKEGRRSPSDAA, encoded by the coding sequence ATGATCCTGCTGCTGGACAACTACGACAGCTTCGTGCACAACCTGGCGCGGTACTTCCGCGTCGCGGGCGCCCCCACGCGCGTGGTGCGCAGCGACGCCATCGACGCCGCGGGCGTGCAGGAACTTGCGCCCCGCGCGATCGTGATCTCGCCGGGGCCCTGCGGCCCCGATCAGGCGGGGTGTTCTCTGGACGTAGTGCGCAGGCTCACCGGCCGCGTGCCGATCCTGGGGGTGTGCCTCGGGGCGCAGGCGATCGGACAGGCGCTGGGCGCCCGCGTGCGGCGCGCCGCGCGGCCGGTCCACGGGCAGGCGTCGCTGGTCACGCACACGGGCGAGGGCCCGCTGGCGGGCCTGCCGAGCCCGCTGCGCGTGGGGCGGTACCACTCGCTGATCGTCGAGGAGGCGACCCTGCCGACAGAGCTGCGGGCGATCGCCTGGAGTGAGACGGGCGAGTTGATGGGGGTCGCCCACCGCACGGCGCCGACGTTTGGATTGCAGTTCCACCCGGAGTCGATCCTCACCGATCGAGGCGACGCGATGGTCGAGAACTTCTTGCGAATCGCCGCGGCCTTCCACAAGGAGGGTCGCCGGAGCCCGAGCGACGCCGCATGA
- a CDS encoding DUF447 domain-containing protein encodes MSQPLGSEIDRELTVLEGLVTTVNPDGSPHVAAMGPLVSAGFDRFVLRPFRTSTTCQNLLRTGRCVAHVSDDVELIARAALHQLEAAPAMHATPSGDGFILASACRWFALRVASGPIAADDERPRMDCVVLDSGRLRDFFGLNRAKHAVIEATILATRLQFISCEEVLAEMERLAPLVEKTGGAAERRAWGMVEAYVRGWSPE; translated from the coding sequence ATGAGCCAACCGTTGGGATCAGAAATCGACAGGGAGCTGACGGTGCTAGAGGGGCTCGTCACCACGGTCAACCCGGACGGCTCGCCCCACGTCGCCGCGATGGGGCCGCTGGTGAGCGCCGGCTTCGACCGGTTCGTTCTACGCCCGTTCCGAACGTCGACCACCTGCCAGAACCTGCTCCGCACGGGGCGCTGCGTGGCGCACGTGAGCGACGACGTTGAGTTGATCGCTCGGGCGGCGCTCCACCAGCTCGAGGCCGCGCCGGCCATGCACGCTACGCCCAGCGGCGATGGATTCATCCTCGCGTCGGCCTGCCGGTGGTTTGCGCTGCGTGTCGCGAGCGGTCCGATCGCCGCGGACGACGAGCGACCGCGGATGGACTGCGTGGTGCTGGACTCGGGGCGGCTCAGAGACTTTTTCGGACTCAATCGCGCCAAGCACGCCGTGATCGAGGCCACCATCTTGGCGACCCGGCTCCAGTTCATTTCATGCGAAGAAGTTCTGGCCGAGATGGAACGGCTAGCGCCGCTGGTTGAGAAGACCGGCGGCGCCGCGGAACGCCGTGCGTGGGGGATGGTCGAGGCCTATGTCCGCGGCTGGAGCCCCGAATGA